The genomic interval TAGAAACACTAAATATAACACACATTAaacaagtttagtttttaaattgaacATCAAGTTcaattaaaatgactttaatgtACACACGCTCCACTTCGACATAATCACACTGATCATTAATCATTTCCTAAAGTAAATGTTCATtcgtctgtagcattagcaaaattaTCTCATGAgcctttcagaaagaaatcactagGTGCACATCGACAACTGtgacctttgaagtcaacctcattcaagatggctgctggttccaaaaacccaacatggcagcttcctgctggcttcaactcccaacaacaagagaaggtgAGGACACTTGGTCTAATAGTTTAATATGCCTATAattcagcccaattcaagatggctgccaaaggcTTATTCACCTTAGctaacaaaaatggcaatagaTATCCcaatactgagttaaaatttgctgtggtagtagctgagagtcatcctcaacacattctgtATGCAGTAATGGATCGTGCAAGATCTggtaatattgcatgagactgtacataatattattttcaaagtttgaccaaaacggcctcaactctgtcttttctcagcataagatgatctcagatCATGCCTCTGGTATGAAAGATGAAacgcagcgggcgatatgcattccttaccACAGATTTAAGACCATCGTTGAGTCTTGCTAACACTAGCTATACAACAACAGCGGCCTTGTGTACAGACATAGTAGGGCAAAGGGTTTATTACGTAAAACTCCTGATTCTttcacaaaataatataaacgtACATGGACAGAAGAGTccttaaatatttaatgagGTTATTGATATAGCAAACTAACCTGGTGCTTGGAAGATAAAATGGCCTTGAGGCTGAAGCAGAAAGAATTCACCGCTTTTAAGATTTGGTCATGTGTTAAAGTGAGCAGCGAGAAAAAGccaaagatttttattcatttccacTTCAGGTGTTGTTAGAAAATAACATCTTCCTGGATGAATATTTGGTTGAAACTGATTTTGGATCTGCAgggtttaaaaagtaaatatacaATAAGCTTATGAGGTGGGTTGGGATGTGTTTGAAATAGTTACTGAcaggttttattctttattttatttgtttcacttttatttttacaggtcATCTTGAGACACAAGGTCTCCTTCTTAACAGAGACCAGCTTCAAATGAGTTTGGGTCTAAATTTGAGACAGAAGCTGAATATTTATTCCCTCATAAAATGGTATATTTCTAATATGACTAAACAGGACACTCATTTTCACTCTAgcccaggggtggccaatcctggtcctcgagggccactatcctgcatgttttccttgtttccctgctccaacacacctgattcatgattaaatcacctcttcatgttctgcagaagcctgttaatcacccactgattcaaatcaggtgtgttggagcagagaaacaactaaagcatgcaggatggtgttcctcgaggaccagggttgggaatcactgctctAGAGTATCCATTAAATTTAGCATTCATTGCTTCTCAGGTTAGGTTTTCCTAATTATTTCTGGCAGTGTTAGGAAACAAACAATAAGACATTTACAGCTATTGTACAAATACAGAAAGTCAGCAGGGTGCtataaatctgacatttattttttacaaacaaaaacacagttataTTAGctttttgtgggaaaaaaacatcaactaaaCTAGCTTGGGAGCAGAAGGTCATGTAGATATCCAGATATCTATGTTGGTTggcaaaacaaagacaaacttaCCTATACCACAAATTGTGAAGGAGTAATCGGAACGGGCCTGTGGGAAATTAATCACTGTTAGTAAGAACTATTGTGGCACATTTGGAGTCATATTCCTTTTTAGTTAACCAAGGAAAACTAACTTCCTACAAATTTCCTAGAACTCTACTTTATTTCTACACCAAGCCTTTGCCTTAGATATACTTTTCTTTCCCATTATATTTGAATTAAGTGATCAGGGCACTATTGCAGTGactgtaataaaaagaaaaatcaaatattagAAGAGTTCATATTCTGCTTGATGTGTTGTCTGTAAGATAAGCGTGTATTTAGCGAGCCTTCATTTCATAATATATATAGATGATGATGAACCCTCAACACAAAACAACTTAATTTTAGCAGTTGCTGTCATCTTGAGTGAATTTTAGTGCAAATATTAATTTTCCCGCATTAAAATATGTTGGATGGAAGTGATGGAATAATAcctaaaacatctaaaaccgcAGCTTAACTTGTTTAAATTATGgcatttgcctgttttttggTTGTAAGGTGTCCTTGAGAGTTTTGTAAGGCACccagaattattattattattattagtagtagtagtagtagtagcaacAGTAGTATGTGAAGGTGCTGTACGGTGAGTGAAAATACCTGCTAAACttggaaacaaactttaataaatgtgaAAGTGTTATGGCCAGGTGCTGGATAAAGTCGATATTTTGTGTTAAAGTGCCACGAAAAGCAGAACTTACCTGTCACAGCTTTAGCTATCAGAGAGCTGTTGGGCTCTTTGCTGCCCCGTAACTGAAATTAATAAGAAATTAAACAgttaattgtttatattttttaatttaaagaacaaCACTGTATAATTCACTTTCATATTACAGTTCtaaatgttcaaatgaaaatataatCAAATGCAGTTCATGCTGAAGAAGAActgtttgatttaataaaaggCTTAAGAGTCAGGTTCTCTTAAAAATCAAATTCTAGGTTAAAGCTAAACGTATACTTGATTAAAAACTCTTGACAGCAGGCAGAGTAAGTGTATGACTACTTATTTGGAGTCGCTATATATCCAATGTCCCGCTATAATATGATATAAGTATATAAAATTTTTGCTTTcactaaaacaaatacaacttaTCCCATATATGTTTGCTACGTGGCTCTACGCAGCTGATCGTTCCCAACTATGGATACTTCACTTTGTGCCTATTTTTATCCAAATAACATTAGAAATGAAGCATACGCaatgactaaaataaacataagTTTGATATGACTAACCTGAGTGTCAGTCTCTGGCGGCCATTCATTAATAACAAGTAAATCGtacaaaatattttcatcttCTCCTTCAACTAAGCTTCCTTCAGCCATGATTTTTCTCACGACCTGTCAGAGATCTACGGCGAGTGGCGAGGGGCAAAATACACGAAGAAGAAATACGTTGCCGACGGGCGAAAAAAttgatatttgtttgtttgtctgtgtgtggttATATTGacatattaaaatataatatagtACTTACAtacaaatatgtgttttttattttattttagcaaaaatattttatgtattttttttatttataaagtagcTTTTAATGCGGAACTATTGTCTGCATTGACACTCCGTTAAAGAAGTTGCACCGCATTCTGAACGCGTCACATCCGGTTGGGTTGCACTCGTAGCAGCAAGAATGGCAGCGTTTTCTGGTAAGCAGTTTACAATAGATTTCGCTCATTTAAACATTAGATTCATTAATTATTTCAATAGCTAATGATTTAAGTGCTGTCTGGTAATACAAACTACGCACCCTGAAGCACTGaacgtgtttttaaatgaacagaaatggGAGTTATGCCTGAAATAGCGCAGGCTGTGGAGGAGATGGACTGGCTGTAAGTTACTAAAATCTGCAGAATCATACATGGTGGCATCGTACTGTTATTTGTTGTAAGTTTAACAGTAAATTAATTACttatttgtttgatattttgacTTTAGGCTACCTACAGACATCCAGGCAGAGTCGATTCCCTTGATTCTTGGTGGAGGAGATGTACTGATGGTAAGCTTAGCTCCTTTCTTTACATCTTTTTATGTATATAACTGTACGCACCTgattcgttttctttttttttttttttgctatttaagGCTGCAGAAACTGGTAGTGGCAAAACAGGAGTAAGTAAAGCAATTCATGTTTGAAATATAGTAGTATATTTGCACTGTGAGGCAAACTGTGGACTTCAGAAGACGGCTCAAACTGTGTGCTTGAGCTTCACGTGTGATAgttatttactgttttctgtttgcttatCAGGCCTTCAGTATCCCAGTGATCCAGATTGTGTATGAGACCCTGAAGGATCAGCAGGAGGGCAAGAAGGGCAGAGCCTCAATCAAAACTGGAGGAACTGGTGAGATCGTCATTAATAACGAGGCATTTAGTGTCAAACTACACGACTGATCTTAAATTTGGTGTAAAAACACTGTACTTTTCTACACAagcaaacataaagaaaaacattccaTATGTGCATTGCAGATGTTTAACTTGCTCATATTATTTGTGTTGTCTCAGTTTTCAACACCTGGCAGATGAACCCGTATGATCGTAGCTCAGCCTTTGGTAAGACGAGCTTGAAACAAATCAGCAGTACTAGAATGTAGTCGGGCCTCTTATGATAGAATCGTTGTCATATTCCAGCTTTGTTTGCAACATGTGTTCAATGCCTCTTTTTGTGCATGTCTGCGTAGCTATCGGATCTGACGGACTGTGCTGCCAGAGCAGAGAGTTTAAGGAGTGGCACGGCTGCCGCTCCACTAAAGGTGTCACAAAAGGTGCGTTCAACAAacataccttttttaaaaaaatacttttttccaAACCATTTTGAATGAAGGAGTCCTCACTAGATTCGTTAATAGTACTGAAAGTATtgttcttgcttttgtttttgttgtgtagGAAAGTACTACTATGAGGTGACCTGCCATGACCAGGGTCTGTGCCGGATAGGCTGGTCCACCAGTCAAGCAGCTCTAGATTTAGGTATGCTCTACACTGTCTCCTTTCTGGCAGAACGCAAAgcagctaaaatattttgtctcaATTTAACCTCAACTTGGTCActacctccttttttttttcaggaactGATAAGtatggttttggttttggtggGACTGGGAAGAAATCCAACAACAAGCAGTTTGATAGCTACGGAGAGGTGAGAATAAGTAACTGCATTGTAAGGATTCACAAATAGCATTTAATGGTTGTTTTCAGGAATTGCAACGGTTTCTCTTTGCAGGAGTTTACCATGCATGACACGATCGGATGCTATCTGGATCTAGACAAGAGCCAGATTTCCTTCTCAAAAAATGGTGCAGaccacattgtttaaaaaaaattatgattaTGAATAGTaacttggattttaaaaaatctaaataagtTACTCAGTATTCTGCGTGGATTTTTTCTCCTCCAGGGAACGAGTTGGGTACGGCTTTTGATATCCCTCAAAATCTGAAGAGCCAGGCTTTCTTTGCCTCCTGCGTTCTCAAGGTATCACCAGAGAACCCATTTCTACCATAGaatggaagaaaacaaacctaCTGGTACAATCTTAATATGACTTTTTACAAATTTGCTGTCTCGTCTGCCTGCTAGAATGCTGAGCTGAAGTTCAACTTTGGAGGAGAAGATTTCAAACACCCCCCTAAGGGTGGGTTTGTCGCCCTGGATCAGGCTCCAGATGGTCACACAGTCAAATCTTctcaaacaggtgtgtgtgttcaacTTTAGCTCATTAGAtagaaaagagaacaaagtcTATTGTTGAGATGgagattctttttattttttttcatgagaaatgtttttttgttgttgttggttagAACAAAACTAGATGCAGTGGCTACATTTTTAGTCGTCGatgcatttgtttgtgatgctttgttaaatgttttgtttttttgttttctctctgctctggGAATGTGCAGGCAGTGCCAAAGTGACTCAAGTGAAAGCGTCATCAAACGCTCCCAAAGCCCTGATCATTGAGCCTTCGAAAGAACTGGCAGAACAAACCTTCAACAACGTCAAGCAATTTAAGAAATTTGTGGATAATCCTAAATTAAGGTGAGTCTCCCCAGAGGTGGCACTGACAGTTGGGCAGCACAGATGGTCTGAAACCACGGCTCgtacagaaaatacatttattttcacaagctggattttgctaaaattaaacaactgcatttctgtttttaatggtaATTGATGCCAGCAGATGGAGCCAAGGGAttgatgtaaatatttatgtcaGCATGTATAAAAATGTGTCCATCTGTCACTACAGAGAACTTCTGGTGATCGGTGGTGTGGCTGCCAAGGAGCAGCTAGCAGTTCTGGAACAAGGGGTACGTCTCTGAACAAACCTGTTCGGCTTGAACCATtaagaaacacacaaattaaCTAATAGccctttttttgcttcattgtCTTTCCTAAACCAGGTTGACATTGTGGTGGGAACACCAGGCAGGCTGGATGATCTCATATCCACTGGGAAACTCAGTCTCTCCCAAGTCCGTTTTCTGGTCCTGGATGAGTGTGTACGTGCAGCGCATCTGCAATATTTgaatacctttttattttaaaaactgtcttgCCTGCACAGGACACAATATTTATAgttcatagccatttttgaagTCAGTAAATCATTTTTCTGTATTCTCTGCGTCTTTCAGGATGGCCTCTTATCAGCAGGCTACACAGATTTTATCAACAGGATCCATAAACAAATCCCTCAGGTCACATCCGATGGCAAGAGGCTCCAGGTAAGATCATTCAAACAAGTCCTCATTTTGAGAATTTTCCTAAACATagctttaaaacagacaaatccCAGGTGTAAGTGTGCAGGGCGTTAAcatttctacaactgatttccAGCTGTTAGTAGTTAGTTCCTTCTTGTCCTTAGGTCATTGTTTGCTCGGCCACACTGCACTCGTTTGACGTGAAGAAGCTGTCTGAGCGCATCATGCACTTTCCCACGTGGGTGGACCTGAAAGGCGAGGACTCAGTTCCCGAGACCGTCCACCATGTGGTGGTGCCTGTGAATCCAAAGAGCGACCGCCTGTGGGAGCGCCTCGGCAAGAACCGCATCCGGGTGAGTCCGCCGTGCTAagtttaaaagctgaacttATTCCTAAACTTTAAAGGTtgttgtgcttgtttttgtcaagAATAATGTAGTGACAGCGCATTTAATCTTTGATTTGTCTCAGACTGATGAGGTTCATGCCAAAGACAACACCAGACCGGGAGCCAACTCTCCAGGTGCTGTTTGCTTTGATCTATTTATTTGAAGCAGGAAATATATTCTTCCTTTTTGATTCCCCCCAACTACTCCAATCACTATACATgtcacataaacaacaacacagatttatttaaccttCTGGTTATACCCGTCTGTCGTAGAAATGTGGTCGGAAGCCATCAAGGTGCTGAAGGGCGAGTACGCAGTCCGAGCcattaaagaacacaaaatggACCAGGCTATAATCTTCTGTCGCACCAAGATTGACTGCGACAACATGGAGCAGTATTTCATTCAGCAAGGAGGAGGTGAATGCTTGTTGTCattatttagcttttgtttttagccaCCTTAgagcagacatttttaaaatgagcacaaacctgcctaaatctttttttatttttatttttttttccccatgacAAATTTTGAatagtttcatgatttttccTCAGGTCCAGACAGTAAGGGTCACCAGTTTTCTTGCGTTTGTCTTCATGGAGATCGGAAGCctaatgagaggaaaaacaacttGGAGCGCTTCAAGGTGAAAATACCGAAAACaactttctgatttttatttagtgtATTTCAACCAGTTGATAACCAATTAAAGATCATCATTCTGTTCTCAGAGGAAAGAAGTGAGGTTGCTGATCTGCACAGACGTAGCTGCCAGAGGAATCGACATCCACGGCGTTCCTTACGGTAAATTAAGCCAAGCTGTGTTTCGCGTGCGCATGTTGTACTTTCTTCCATCAGTTCTAACCACTTTCTGCAAATCCCAGTGATTAACGTCACCCTGCCGGACGAGAAGCAGAATTACGTCCATCGTATCGGCAGAGTTGGTCGAGCTGAAAGGTGAGCGTCGATGCGCCGCGAAAATATGTCAGACTGGGGAAAATCTGAAGGCACACGTTTAACATAAATAGAAATATATTTGCGTAacataaacataatttatttttgttggttttcaaCAGATCTAGTGAACTAATTTAAAATTccttatttaataaactttttgttcagtttaataaTCTGTCTCAGATTTGGTTTCCTTCAACAAACGTGACACAAATAACACAAAGGACTTGTTTATACAatgagatttattttagttgaattgttgtttattgtttttacttcagtAGCATAAACTCAAAATCATATAATTTATAGATtatatttactgaaacaaaGCATTAATTGAGGTAAAATTAGTTTAACCCACTGAAATTAAACAATGTCAGACGCTACAggtaaaaataattgtt from Kryptolebias marmoratus isolate JLee-2015 linkage group LG19, ASM164957v2, whole genome shotgun sequence carries:
- the ddx1 gene encoding ATP-dependent RNA helicase DDX1; this translates as MAAFSEMGVMPEIAQAVEEMDWLLPTDIQAESIPLILGGGDVLMAAETGSGKTGAFSIPVIQIVYETLKDQQEGKKGRASIKTGGTVFNTWQMNPYDRSSAFAIGSDGLCCQSREFKEWHGCRSTKGVTKGKYYYEVTCHDQGLCRIGWSTSQAALDLGTDKYGFGFGGTGKKSNNKQFDSYGEEFTMHDTIGCYLDLDKSQISFSKNGNELGTAFDIPQNLKSQAFFASCVLKNAELKFNFGGEDFKHPPKGGFVALDQAPDGHTVKSSQTGSAKVTQVKASSNAPKALIIEPSKELAEQTFNNVKQFKKFVDNPKLRELLVIGGVAAKEQLAVLEQGVDIVVGTPGRLDDLISTGKLSLSQVRFLVLDECDGLLSAGYTDFINRIHKQIPQVTSDGKRLQVIVCSATLHSFDVKKLSERIMHFPTWVDLKGEDSVPETVHHVVVPVNPKSDRLWERLGKNRIRTDEVHAKDNTRPGANSPEMWSEAIKVLKGEYAVRAIKEHKMDQAIIFCRTKIDCDNMEQYFIQQGGGPDSKGHQFSCVCLHGDRKPNERKNNLERFKRKEVRLLICTDVAARGIDIHGVPYVINVTLPDEKQNYVHRIGRVGRAERMGLAISLVAMEKEKVWYHVCPNRGRGCYNTRLKEDGGCTIWYNEKELLSEIEEHLKCTITQCEPDIKIPLDEFDGKVTYGQRRALGGGNYKGHVDVLAPTVQELAILEREAQTSFLHLGYMPNQLFRAF